The proteins below come from a single Takifugu flavidus isolate HTHZ2018 chromosome 6, ASM371156v2, whole genome shotgun sequence genomic window:
- the zgc:195282 gene encoding cysteine-rich protein 1, protein MVDYCPICGKPVYFAERKRSLGRDYHPLCLKCQKCSRQLTAGQHAEHDEKPYCSHCYLMRFGARRNR, encoded by the exons ATGGTAGACTACTGTCCAATCTGTGGGAAGCCTGTTTACTTCG CTGAGCGGAAGAGGTCCTTAGGGAGAGACTACCACCCTCTGTGTCTGAAGTGTCAGAAGTGCAGCCGACAGCTCACAGCTGGACAGCATgctgag CACGATGAGAAGCCGTACTGCTCACACTGCTACCTGATGAGATTTGGTGCACGAC GTAACAGGTGA